One genomic segment of Virgibacillus doumboii includes these proteins:
- a CDS encoding intracellular short-chain-length polyhydroxyalkanoate depolymerase, which produces MSEVFLKKVQLSNGEELAYREREGGKENVLLVHGNMTSSVHWDLVIESLSADYKVFAVDLRGFGESSYNQPIETIKDFSDDLKLLCDEIGVRDFAIVGWSLGGAVAQQFCADYQGYANRLFLLASGSSRGYAYYATGADGMPDPANRLETFEAVKQDGKTQLVQGAYDAKNYDLLRQTWDMLIYRKDKPDSNRYEKYLEDMTTQRNLAETYHVLNIFNISHVHNGLTEGNGKIGKIEIPIMITRGDEDLVVTKEMTDELIEDYGDKAVYKELTGCGHSPLVDDLEGLLETMESFFKERTSVNE; this is translated from the coding sequence ATGTCAGAAGTTTTTTTGAAAAAAGTGCAGTTGTCAAATGGTGAAGAGCTGGCTTACCGTGAACGTGAGGGTGGCAAGGAAAACGTATTGCTTGTACATGGAAATATGACATCGTCGGTTCATTGGGATCTGGTAATCGAAAGCTTGAGCGCTGACTATAAAGTGTTTGCAGTGGATTTGCGCGGGTTTGGCGAGTCTTCGTATAACCAGCCGATTGAAACGATTAAAGACTTTTCGGATGACTTGAAGTTACTGTGTGATGAAATAGGCGTTCGTGATTTTGCCATCGTGGGCTGGTCACTAGGCGGAGCCGTTGCGCAGCAGTTTTGTGCTGATTATCAGGGGTATGCGAATCGCTTGTTTTTGCTGGCATCCGGGTCTTCACGTGGATATGCATATTATGCTACTGGAGCCGATGGAATGCCGGATCCCGCCAATCGCCTGGAAACATTCGAAGCGGTTAAGCAGGATGGCAAGACTCAACTGGTACAAGGGGCGTACGATGCAAAAAACTATGATCTATTGCGACAAACATGGGATATGCTCATCTATCGGAAAGATAAGCCGGACTCTAACAGATACGAAAAATATTTGGAGGATATGACAACGCAGCGAAATCTGGCCGAGACGTATCATGTACTGAATATCTTCAACATTAGTCATGTCCATAATGGGCTGACGGAAGGAAATGGAAAAATTGGCAAGATAGAGATTCCGATCATGATTACCAGGGGCGACGAGGATTTGGTCGTTACCAAGGAAATGACCGATGAACTTATCGAGGATTATGGTGACAAAGCAGTTTATAAAGAATTGACTGGATGCGGTCATTCCCCGCTTGTAGATGATTTGGAGGGACTGCTGGAAACAATGGAAAGTTTTTTCAAAGAAAGGACATCAGTAAATGAATAG
- the fabG gene encoding 3-oxoacyl-ACP reductase FabG — translation MNRLQDKTAIITGAANGIGLQAARTFASEGAKVVIADFDEETGIKRENELLAEDVTCTFVQVNVADRSSVDAMVEKVLSAYGKIDILVNNAGITRDAMLSKMTPEQFQQVIDVNLTGVFHCTQAVLPSMIAQGKGKIVNTSSVSGTYGNMGQTNYAAAKSGIIGMTKTWAKELARKGINVNAVAPGFTETGMVAGVPDKVIDKMKAQVPMGRLGRPEDIANAYLFLSSDEADYVNGHVLHVDGGIMM, via the coding sequence ATGAATAGATTACAAGATAAAACAGCGATAATCACAGGCGCAGCCAATGGAATCGGCTTACAGGCTGCCCGCACATTTGCCAGCGAAGGAGCAAAAGTTGTTATCGCTGACTTTGATGAAGAAACGGGGATAAAACGTGAAAATGAATTGCTGGCAGAGGATGTGACATGCACCTTCGTTCAGGTTAATGTGGCCGACCGCAGCAGTGTGGATGCAATGGTGGAAAAAGTCTTATCAGCTTATGGCAAGATAGATATATTAGTTAATAATGCCGGAATCACCAGAGATGCGATGCTGTCAAAAATGACACCAGAGCAGTTCCAGCAGGTCATCGATGTTAACCTGACAGGTGTCTTCCATTGTACGCAGGCGGTACTGCCATCCATGATCGCCCAAGGCAAAGGGAAAATCGTTAACACATCTTCTGTTTCCGGCACTTATGGAAACATGGGACAAACCAATTACGCAGCAGCGAAATCAGGAATTATCGGTATGACAAAAACATGGGCCAAAGAGCTCGCCCGTAAAGGGATAAACGTGAATGCCGTAGCACCCGGATTTACCGAAACGGGAATGGTAGCCGGAGTGCCGGACAAAGTGATTGATAAAATGAAAGCACAAGTTCCGATGGGGCGGCTGGGCAGGCCCGAGGACATTGCAAACGCCTATTTGTTTTTATCCTCCGACGAAGCCGATTATGTGAACGGCCATGTGCTGCATGTTGATGGCGGGATAATGATGTAG
- a CDS encoding ABC transporter ATP-binding protein has product MSNLLELKQVAAYIQQYHILHDISFEVPKGEVTVLLGRNGAGKTTTLRTIMGLNRVSGGSISFKNKEIGELKTHSIAKSGVGYVPEDQGVFADLTVGENMRVAMKKEDEETTKRMEWVLDLFPDLKKFWKKPGGQLSGGQKQMLAIARAYVNENELLLIDEPSKGLAPIIVEKVMESIQQMKERTTILLVEQNFMMASKIGDRFYIIDDGQTVHNGQMDELKNDKALMKKYLGIA; this is encoded by the coding sequence ATGAGCAATTTGCTTGAGCTGAAACAGGTTGCAGCATACATACAGCAATATCATATTTTACACGATATTTCATTTGAAGTTCCAAAGGGTGAGGTAACGGTGCTTCTTGGCAGAAATGGTGCAGGAAAAACCACGACACTCCGGACAATTATGGGACTGAACAGGGTTTCAGGCGGATCTATTTCTTTTAAAAATAAGGAAATAGGCGAGCTGAAGACGCATTCCATTGCCAAAAGCGGCGTTGGCTATGTGCCTGAAGATCAGGGTGTATTCGCTGATCTGACTGTTGGTGAAAATATGAGAGTGGCCATGAAAAAAGAAGATGAAGAGACAACAAAACGCATGGAATGGGTACTTGATTTATTTCCGGATTTAAAAAAATTCTGGAAGAAACCCGGCGGCCAGCTGAGCGGAGGGCAGAAGCAGATGCTTGCCATTGCCAGGGCATATGTGAATGAAAATGAATTACTGTTGATTGATGAGCCAAGTAAAGGACTTGCCCCGATCATCGTAGAAAAAGTTATGGAATCCATCCAGCAGATGAAGGAACGTACTACGATTTTACTGGTTGAACAAAACTTCATGATGGCAAGTAAAATTGGTGACCGCTTTTATATTATTGATGACGGACAGACCGTTCATAACGGTCAGATGGATGAATTGAAAAATGATAAAGCACTTATGAAAAAATACTTAGGTATTGCGTAG
- a CDS encoding class I adenylate-forming enzyme family protein: protein MQAAMDWFQSRVNLFADKQAVVDAKTENAWTYKQLNNRAEILAQYFIERGIEKGDRVALLAPNHISYFDFILACMKIGAIFVPLNWRLSHDELNYCLQDCAPKLIGVDPLFNEKINKIKTGSAVMDVSNNYYIESLQTAGTYTGLTKPDEQDPLAMIYTGGTTGKPKGVVLSHRSILWNAINTIISWNLTDTDVTLTCLPMFHTGGLNVLSLPLLLVGGRVVISPEFEPTKAVNDLITYECTIVLCVPTMYHMMIQTEAFQKASFPHMKVFLSGGAPCPHKIYQAFHKKGIPFKEGYGLTEAGPNNFYIDPADTVRKLGSVGKPMLFNDIKIMAGNSNEAADDEVGELLIRGHHAFEYYWNKQEETEQTIIDGWVHTGDLARQDEDGYVYIVGRKKDMIITGGENVYPLEVEHWLESNEAISEAAVLGFPDEKWGEIVVAFIVPKNEMTEEDLKVYCEAKLTRYKIPKKFFLLDELPKTHVGKINKAALKDKIPEMK from the coding sequence ATGCAAGCTGCAATGGATTGGTTTCAAAGCAGGGTAAATTTATTTGCTGATAAACAGGCAGTAGTTGACGCGAAAACAGAAAATGCCTGGACATATAAGCAGCTCAATAACCGTGCAGAAATCCTGGCGCAATATTTTATTGAACGTGGGATTGAAAAAGGAGATAGGGTAGCACTGCTTGCCCCCAATCATATTAGTTATTTTGACTTCATATTGGCCTGTATGAAAATTGGTGCCATTTTTGTACCGCTTAACTGGCGGCTGTCGCATGATGAACTGAACTATTGTCTTCAGGATTGCGCACCGAAGCTAATCGGTGTTGATCCGTTATTTAATGAAAAAATAAATAAGATTAAAACAGGCAGTGCAGTAATGGATGTTTCTAACAACTACTATATTGAAAGTCTGCAAACTGCCGGTACTTATACAGGATTAACTAAGCCAGACGAACAGGATCCCCTGGCCATGATATATACCGGCGGGACTACCGGAAAACCTAAAGGGGTTGTCCTTTCCCACCGGTCGATTTTGTGGAATGCGATCAACACGATCATCAGCTGGAATTTAACCGATACTGATGTGACATTGACATGCCTGCCGATGTTTCACACAGGCGGGCTGAACGTATTGTCGTTACCACTGTTGCTTGTTGGCGGCAGAGTCGTTATATCTCCGGAGTTTGAGCCAACGAAGGCAGTTAATGACCTGATTACATATGAATGCACGATTGTGCTATGTGTGCCGACGATGTATCACATGATGATCCAGACGGAAGCATTTCAGAAAGCCAGCTTTCCACATATGAAGGTCTTTTTATCAGGCGGTGCCCCTTGTCCGCATAAGATTTATCAGGCTTTCCATAAAAAGGGTATTCCCTTCAAAGAAGGATATGGTCTCACTGAAGCCGGGCCGAATAATTTCTATATTGATCCTGCTGATACAGTGCGGAAACTGGGATCGGTCGGTAAGCCAATGCTCTTTAATGATATAAAAATAATGGCAGGCAATAGTAACGAGGCTGCTGATGATGAGGTTGGCGAGCTGTTGATTCGCGGACATCACGCTTTCGAATATTATTGGAATAAGCAGGAGGAGACGGAGCAAACGATTATTGACGGCTGGGTCCATACCGGTGACCTCGCCAGACAGGATGAAGATGGATATGTCTATATTGTCGGCCGCAAAAAAGATATGATTATTACCGGCGGGGAGAATGTTTATCCGTTGGAAGTCGAACATTGGCTGGAGTCGAATGAAGCCATCAGTGAAGCGGCCGTCCTTGGCTTTCCGGATGAAAAATGGGGCGAAATTGTTGTTGCATTTATTGTTCCAAAAAATGAAATGACCGAGGAAGATTTGAAAGTCTATTGTGAAGCAAAACTGACACGATATAAAATACCTAAGAAATTCTTTTTACTCGATGAACTGCCGAAAACACACGTTGGAAAAATAAATAAAGCTGCTCTGAAGGATAAAATTCCGGAAATGAAATAG
- a CDS encoding 3-oxoacyl-ACP synthase, with protein sequence MEPIGIVSTGIYIPEQKMSSKELAERSGLPIEVVEQKMGINQKPIPGEADHTCDMGVKAAKEALSKANMNPETIDLVIYIGEEHKEYPLWTAGIKLQHEIGAVNAWAFDTALRCGTTIAALKMAKDMMTADDEIRTVLLAGGYRNVDFINYQNPRTRFMFNLGAGGGAMILHKGHTENQLLATHIITDGSFSEDVVVTTGGTKNPLTHETLDAGLYQLDVLDPPGMKKRLEQKSMNNFIFCIERALSKSGYTKEDIDYVAMLHMKRSAHTYVLDQLGVDHNKSIYLEDYGHIGQMDQIISLQLAEERELLKDGDIVVLVSAGIGYAWGANVIQWGKQREEL encoded by the coding sequence ATGGAGCCAATTGGTATAGTAAGTACAGGTATCTATATTCCGGAGCAAAAAATGTCTTCGAAGGAACTGGCTGAACGGTCCGGACTTCCAATTGAAGTTGTTGAACAAAAGATGGGAATCAACCAAAAGCCGATTCCTGGTGAAGCGGACCACACGTGTGACATGGGCGTGAAAGCGGCAAAAGAAGCACTGTCAAAAGCTAACATGAACCCTGAAACGATTGATCTCGTAATCTATATCGGCGAGGAACATAAGGAATATCCGTTATGGACTGCCGGTATCAAACTGCAGCATGAAATTGGCGCCGTAAACGCCTGGGCGTTCGACACAGCATTACGGTGCGGGACGACGATTGCGGCGCTGAAAATGGCAAAAGATATGATGACCGCTGATGATGAGATTCGGACCGTGCTGCTGGCAGGCGGTTACCGTAACGTTGATTTTATCAACTATCAAAACCCCCGGACCCGTTTCATGTTCAATCTTGGTGCCGGCGGTGGGGCAATGATCTTGCATAAAGGTCATACGGAAAATCAACTGCTTGCAACCCACATTATTACAGATGGTTCTTTTTCCGAAGATGTGGTTGTGACAACGGGTGGTACGAAAAATCCGCTTACGCATGAAACGCTTGATGCAGGACTCTATCAACTGGATGTGCTTGACCCGCCAGGTATGAAAAAACGGCTGGAACAAAAATCGATGAACAATTTTATTTTCTGCATCGAAAGGGCTTTGTCCAAAAGTGGTTACACGAAAGAAGACATTGACTATGTTGCGATGCTTCATATGAAGCGTTCGGCACATACATATGTATTGGACCAGCTCGGGGTTGATCACAACAAATCTATCTATCTGGAAGACTATGGTCATATTGGTCAAATGGATCAGATTATATCACTGCAACTTGCTGAAGAGCGCGAGCTGCTTAAAGATGGGGATATTGTTGTTCTCGTTTCTGCGGGAATTGGCTATGCCTGGGGAGCAAACGTTATTCAGTGGGGAAAACAAAGGGAGGAGCTTTAA
- a CDS encoding ABC transporter ATP-binding protein, whose protein sequence is MTAILETEDLTIAFGGHTAVDHISVQIPEKKFTSIIGPNGAGKTTFFNLLSGQLSPTEGQIFFKDKEITKYTTTQRARMGIGRSFQITNVFPNLTVLENVRLAVQSQAKVRYQMLAHFKYYKQFEEKAMELLKKVFLESKAQLRAVNLAHGEKRKLELAMLLALETEILLLDEPTAGMSLEEVPAIIDVINNIKADGDRTIVLIEHKMDLIMDLSDEVLVLFHGELLAKGTPEEIIENEMVQSAYLGGMYDEQFA, encoded by the coding sequence ATGACCGCGATACTGGAAACAGAAGATCTGACAATTGCATTTGGCGGCCATACAGCTGTTGATCATATTTCTGTACAGATTCCCGAAAAAAAATTCACCTCGATAATTGGTCCGAATGGTGCAGGGAAAACAACCTTTTTTAACCTGCTCAGCGGCCAGCTCTCCCCGACAGAGGGACAGATATTTTTCAAAGATAAGGAGATAACAAAGTATACAACAACACAGCGTGCCCGCATGGGTATTGGACGTTCTTTTCAGATAACGAATGTTTTCCCTAACCTGACTGTACTCGAAAATGTACGTTTAGCAGTGCAATCGCAGGCTAAAGTTCGCTATCAGATGCTTGCTCATTTCAAGTATTATAAACAATTTGAAGAAAAAGCAATGGAGCTTCTCAAAAAAGTTTTCCTCGAATCAAAAGCACAATTACGTGCTGTTAATCTTGCACATGGTGAAAAAAGAAAGTTGGAATTGGCAATGCTGCTTGCTCTGGAAACAGAGATATTATTGCTTGATGAACCGACTGCCGGCATGTCACTTGAAGAAGTCCCGGCAATAATCGATGTCATCAACAACATAAAAGCTGATGGTGACCGGACGATCGTATTAATCGAGCATAAGATGGATTTGATCATGGACCTTTCTGATGAAGTACTTGTTTTATTTCATGGTGAGCTTTTGGCGAAAGGGACACCTGAAGAGATTATTGAAAATGAAATGGTTCAGTCAGCATATCTGGGAGGCATGTACGATGAGCAATTTGCTTGA
- a CDS encoding branched-chain amino acid ABC transporter permease — protein sequence MNIRNIEKSTWIYLAIAVLLFIVPFIFTGRSVLFLIMQIFIFGIFAMSYDLLLGYTGIISFGHAMFFGIGAYSAAIVMDHNDSTLLSLLAGVLIAVIFAAIVSFIAGILTLRLKSHFYAMLTLALAGLFLVAAEKWTSLTGGGEGFTFLLPDFLRDSGTMYVICLVSLLVFFFGLRRFTKSPMGKVLVAIRENENRTESLGFQVLHYKVIVSVIAGVIASLAGVLYVLSLRFIDTSVFAVDVTLDALLMTIIGGVGTLVGPLIGAGLVEFAHHWLSDLADVHWIFERWIILYGTVYILVVIFFPQGIVGTLQTKFRNRFNNGMPKK from the coding sequence ATGAATATACGAAATATCGAAAAGAGTACCTGGATCTATCTGGCCATTGCAGTACTGTTATTTATCGTTCCATTCATCTTCACCGGGCGCAGTGTTTTGTTTTTGATTATGCAAATCTTTATCTTCGGTATTTTTGCAATGAGTTATGATTTGCTGTTGGGCTACACAGGCATTATTTCATTCGGTCATGCAATGTTTTTTGGAATTGGCGCATATTCAGCAGCAATTGTAATGGATCATAATGATTCAACATTGCTATCGTTACTGGCAGGAGTTTTAATAGCTGTTATTTTTGCCGCGATCGTCAGTTTTATTGCCGGGATATTGACATTGCGGCTGAAAAGTCACTTTTATGCGATGCTGACATTGGCATTGGCTGGCCTGTTCCTGGTGGCTGCTGAGAAGTGGACCAGTTTGACTGGTGGCGGCGAAGGATTCACATTCCTGTTGCCTGATTTCCTCCGTGATTCCGGAACGATGTATGTTATCTGTCTTGTGTCGCTTCTGGTGTTCTTTTTTGGCCTCAGGCGGTTCACGAAATCACCGATGGGTAAAGTGCTTGTAGCGATACGGGAAAATGAAAACAGGACAGAGTCACTAGGTTTTCAGGTATTGCATTATAAAGTGATTGTCAGTGTGATTGCGGGGGTAATTGCAAGTTTGGCCGGTGTCTTATATGTACTCTCATTACGGTTTATCGATACCAGTGTGTTTGCAGTGGACGTTACGCTTGATGCGTTATTAATGACAATCATTGGAGGTGTCGGCACACTTGTCGGTCCGCTGATAGGAGCCGGTCTGGTTGAGTTTGCCCACCACTGGCTGTCCGATTTGGCTGACGTGCACTGGATTTTTGAACGCTGGATTATTTTATATGGAACCGTTTATATCCTGGTCGTTATTTTCTTCCCGCAAGGAATTGTCGGAACACTGCAGACTAAGTTTAGGAATCGGTTCAATAACGGAATGCCGAAAAAGTGA
- a CDS encoding branched-chain amino acid ABC transporter permease, which yields MDLLFSLTINGLATGMIIFLLAAGLTLIFGLMDVLNFAHGGLFVWGAFSGVWVYTLTDSFLLGIVAAIVTGLILGAITEFLIIRPVYGNHIQQILITLGLMLVLAELIKVVFGPEQKSAQPPAFLDGSFMVGDVILIKYRLFIIAVGILVFAITSWILKRTRIGLIVRAGVMNKEMVQSLGINIQFVFMAVFMVGAAMAALSGMLMAPYSGVIYAEMGLEFAILAFIVVVIGGMGSFKGSLFAALLVGLTQAFMAYYVPALSLAVNMLLMAIVLIFRPQGLFKVKG from the coding sequence ATGGACTTATTATTCAGTTTGACAATAAACGGACTCGCAACAGGTATGATTATTTTCCTCCTTGCAGCTGGGCTTACACTTATTTTTGGACTGATGGACGTTCTTAATTTTGCACATGGAGGGTTATTTGTCTGGGGCGCATTCAGTGGTGTATGGGTATATACTCTGACAGACAGTTTCCTGCTGGGAATTGTTGCGGCTATTGTTACAGGACTAATTCTTGGTGCAATAACGGAATTTCTGATTATCAGACCTGTGTACGGAAACCATATCCAGCAGATTTTGATTACACTTGGTCTCATGCTTGTACTTGCTGAATTAATCAAAGTTGTTTTTGGACCAGAGCAGAAATCGGCACAGCCGCCAGCGTTTCTTGATGGCAGTTTCATGGTTGGTGACGTCATTTTAATTAAATACCGGTTATTTATTATTGCTGTTGGTATTCTGGTTTTCGCAATTACATCGTGGATTTTAAAACGGACCCGAATCGGATTGATTGTCAGGGCAGGTGTAATGAACAAGGAGATGGTACAGTCACTTGGCATTAACATACAGTTCGTGTTCATGGCTGTATTTATGGTCGGAGCGGCGATGGCTGCTTTGAGTGGAATGCTGATGGCGCCATATTCGGGTGTTATTTATGCGGAAATGGGTCTGGAGTTTGCAATCTTGGCATTTATTGTTGTGGTTATAGGTGGTATGGGCAGTTTCAAGGGGTCATTATTTGCTGCGCTGCTGGTAGGTTTAACACAAGCGTTTATGGCATACTATGTGCCGGCATTGTCACTTGCGGTAAATATGTTACTGATGGCCATTGTACTTATTTTCAGGCCACAAGGGCTATTTAAGGTGAAGGGGTGA
- a CDS encoding substrate-binding domain-containing protein encodes MKAGRIIGLIFALVLFTAIATACGDEGDASGESGDSGDSKETIKIGVLASLTGALEAYGQQTQRGFELGLDYATDGTMEVAGKKLEVVFEDTETDPKVARQKALGLLEDENVDFLVGSSSSGDTLAVTPLAKEYETVMIVEPAVADSITGSEYNDYIFRTARNSSQDAAAAAAAIADEGVKIATLAPDSAFGRDGVSAFVKEAKDLGADIIHEEYADPAATDFTANIQKIIEADPDYLFVVWAGANTPWNQIADMKVQDQGIKITTGAPDIAALSTMKPLVGMEGFTVYYHTLPDNKVNDWLVEEHKKRYDGEVPDLFTPGGMSAAIAIVEALKKTDGDATADKLIDTMEGMSFDTPKGEMTFRPEDHQALQSLYAITLEEKEGYDYPVPVLNRVLSPEETAPPIKND; translated from the coding sequence ATGAAAGCAGGACGAATAATCGGACTGATTTTTGCTTTGGTACTGTTTACTGCAATCGCGACTGCCTGTGGTGATGAAGGAGACGCATCCGGCGAAAGCGGCGATAGTGGTGATAGCAAGGAAACGATAAAAATCGGTGTACTTGCATCATTGACTGGTGCATTGGAAGCATATGGACAGCAAACGCAAAGGGGATTTGAGCTTGGTCTTGACTATGCTACTGACGGAACAATGGAAGTAGCAGGTAAAAAACTGGAAGTAGTTTTTGAGGATACCGAAACAGATCCAAAAGTTGCCCGGCAAAAAGCATTAGGTCTATTGGAAGATGAAAATGTGGATTTCCTGGTTGGGTCATCCAGTTCCGGGGATACGCTGGCAGTAACTCCGCTTGCGAAAGAATATGAAACTGTCATGATTGTTGAACCGGCTGTTGCTGATAGTATTACAGGTTCAGAGTACAATGATTATATTTTCAGAACAGCCCGTAACTCATCTCAGGATGCGGCGGCAGCAGCTGCGGCAATTGCAGATGAGGGAGTAAAGATAGCAACATTGGCACCGGATTCTGCATTTGGCCGTGATGGTGTTTCGGCATTTGTAAAAGAAGCAAAAGACCTGGGTGCAGACATCATTCATGAGGAATATGCAGACCCTGCAGCGACTGACTTCACAGCAAACATTCAAAAAATCATCGAAGCGGATCCTGACTATCTGTTCGTTGTATGGGCAGGTGCGAATACACCGTGGAACCAGATAGCTGATATGAAGGTTCAGGACCAGGGAATTAAAATTACGACAGGTGCACCGGACATAGCTGCTCTATCAACGATGAAGCCGTTAGTGGGTATGGAAGGATTCACTGTTTACTATCACACACTGCCGGATAACAAAGTGAACGATTGGTTGGTGGAAGAACATAAGAAACGTTACGACGGCGAAGTGCCTGATTTATTTACACCTGGTGGCATGAGTGCAGCGATCGCAATTGTGGAAGCGCTTAAAAAGACCGATGGAGATGCAACTGCCGATAAGCTGATCGATACGATGGAAGGAATGAGTTTCGATACCCCTAAAGGTGAAATGACATTCCGTCCAGAGGATCACCAGGCACTGCAATCGCTATATGCGATTACGTTAGAGGAAAAAGAAGGATACGATTATCCGGTGCCGGTGCTGAACAGAGTTTTATCGCCTGAAGAAACAGCACCACCAATTAAAAACGATTAA
- a CDS encoding WD40/YVTN/BNR-like repeat-containing protein — translation MKNSLLVLSMLMMVGLIIGTYVHQNRETAALPQLTLPTETQNDTASPDQTEQPQPDPLQPVTDDTISYSLQNNELNITYTQGENWIKVPIEKELLFNGEYRGNKQELINDSYILTENRAAFLYKQGPVKLKYSLSQGKSWQDSVVAESFPHLRFRKVEFLNDQFGYVIISGGRTMSQEYSTAFLTHDGGKTWEATADPPTIRMISDGGFVDETTGFLSYGTINPMEPDVYVTQDGGESWEKAAFHIPEKYDRIFVQAEVPVKEGDHLSVLVNQGPNGDYLGGKVKGKFISKDNGLTWEFSMEVQPNESKPE, via the coding sequence ATGAAAAATAGCTTACTTGTGCTGTCCATGCTGATGATGGTTGGCTTAATCATCGGGACTTATGTTCACCAGAATCGGGAAACGGCAGCCCTGCCACAACTGACTCTTCCAACTGAAACACAGAACGATACGGCATCACCCGACCAAACGGAACAACCTCAGCCTGACCCATTACAACCGGTAACCGATGACACAATCAGTTATTCGCTGCAAAATAATGAACTGAACATTACATATACTCAAGGAGAGAATTGGATTAAAGTTCCGATTGAAAAAGAACTATTATTCAATGGGGAGTACCGTGGCAACAAACAGGAATTGATTAATGACAGCTATATTCTTACGGAAAACCGCGCTGCATTCTTATATAAACAAGGTCCTGTAAAACTAAAATATTCCCTTAGTCAGGGAAAATCATGGCAGGACAGTGTTGTTGCGGAATCCTTTCCACACTTGCGTTTTCGAAAAGTGGAATTCTTAAATGACCAGTTTGGATATGTGATTATTTCCGGTGGCCGTACCATGTCTCAGGAATATTCAACTGCCTTTTTAACGCATGATGGCGGGAAAACCTGGGAGGCAACAGCAGATCCACCGACAATAAGAATGATTTCGGATGGCGGCTTTGTGGATGAAACAACCGGATTTTTATCTTATGGAACGATTAATCCTATGGAGCCAGATGTTTATGTAACACAGGATGGCGGGGAGAGCTGGGAAAAAGCAGCATTCCATATTCCGGAAAAGTATGACAGGATTTTTGTTCAGGCAGAAGTTCCGGTGAAAGAAGGAGACCATTTATCTGTTTTGGTTAATCAGGGGCCGAACGGTGATTACCTGGGTGGAAAAGTGAAGGGAAAATTTATATCTAAAGATAATGGATTAACATGGGAATTTTCGATGGAGGTACAGCCAAATGAATCAAAACCGGAATAA
- a CDS encoding YdeI/OmpD-associated family protein — MTNNRMNPKVDEYLSNAQKWQEEFKKLRMIILDCGLTEELKWKLPCYMFQKRNIVIIQGFKEYFALMFFKGALLKDPNGILTKPGGNSQAQRQIRFTNVREVVEMEPILKAYINEAIEVEKAGLEVNFKKTAEYTIPEELQNKFDETPDLKTAFETLTPGRQRAYILYFSKAKKSETRESRVEKYMQQILDGKGLND; from the coding sequence ATGACAAATAATAGAATGAATCCTAAGGTTGATGAATATTTAAGTAACGCCCAAAAGTGGCAGGAAGAATTTAAGAAGTTGAGAATGATTATTCTTGATTGTGGGCTGACCGAAGAATTAAAGTGGAAATTGCCTTGTTACATGTTTCAGAAACGTAATATTGTTATCATACAAGGATTTAAAGAATACTTTGCGCTTATGTTTTTCAAAGGTGCTTTACTAAAGGATCCCAATGGTATTCTAACCAAACCCGGCGGGAATTCGCAGGCACAGCGCCAGATTCGGTTCACCAATGTTCGGGAAGTAGTTGAGATGGAACCCATATTGAAAGCCTATATAAATGAAGCTATTGAAGTGGAAAAAGCCGGCTTGGAAGTGAATTTTAAAAAGACTGCAGAATACACAATTCCTGAAGAACTGCAAAATAAATTCGATGAAACCCCTGATTTGAAAACTGCTTTTGAAACATTAACGCCGGGACGGCAAAGAGCATATATTCTTTATTTTTCCAAAGCCAAAAAATCCGAAACCCGAGAGTCAAGAGTTGAAAAATATATGCAGCAAATTCTCGATGGAAAGGGATTAAATGATTAG